The genome window ACCGAGCCCCCAGAAGTTAACACCGATGCGGACGTCCGAGCAGCGAACGCTGGAAAAGTCGAACTCGCTCGgcgaaaacaaaccaccacGTTTGCTGCGGAACACGCGCAGCTTATCGCCCCGGCCACCGGTACGCCATCAGCATTCGATTATGGTTTCGGACGAGAACGATATCATCTCGGTGAAACTTTCCCCGAACGAGGAGTACGATGATGAGGTTGGGAAGAAGGGATCGGCTAAGCTGGACGAGGGTAGCGCGCACGAGGGCCGACCGGATCCGGCGACGGTGAAAGGAAGCGGTGAGAAGGTGAAAAAGTTGGGCGATGGGTTGAAAAGCGCGAACGGTAACCGAAGCACCAGCTGCCTGGTGTACGTTCCGTCGGATCCATGGACCCGGATGTCGGCCAGCAACTCACCGCTCCCGTCATCCAAGCAGCAAAAATCGAAAACGCTCGATAATAATAGCAAAGCGTACGGCAAACCGTGCCTCGACTACATGAAAAACTCGGACCCATGGGTGTGGCGCTCGAACGTGAACCTTCCGGACCGATCGGCCAAGGGAGGACCGGGCAAGAAGCGTAGTGCCGCGCTACCGCACCAAACAAAATCGCTCACGAGCACCGTCAGCCGGGACGATTCGGACGTGGTCGGCAGGCAGCAAGCGAAGCTGTGCCAGCAGCAATCGCTCGGCCGGTTCGAGAAAACGCTCACCATCCCGGGAGCGATGGACGGGAGCTTTGATGCGCGTAAAAAAATCACCCGACCGAAGCTGCAGCGCTCCAAATCTCCCTCGTTTTATGAAGACTTCTTTCAACAGCCaaccggtgctggtggtggtggtggtggtttagACGCTCAGAACAAATCACCCCAGACGGGTTCGCTGTCGCTGGCGAAAAATAAATCCGTGTCCTCGCTCAAGATGGAAAAGAATGCTTCCAACTCGAACCTGAACGGCCACAgcggcaccaccagcagcagcgtgctgatcagcaacagcagcaacacaagcAACAGTGGCAGCTTTAGCAGCTACAACGGGAACGGTTCACCGACCGGCCGGAAGCAGCAACCGTCACCGAAGCTAAGCATCCTCCCGGTGGCGACACAATCCTCGTACGCATCATCCCCCGCGAAGCAACCTGCCCTGCACGACTCGACCAAAGGCTCGCTGAATCTACTTAACCCGAACATGCTACAACCGCGCCACAGCTTCTCGACGCCCTCGCAAAAGGACGACGAGCTGCAGCTTAACATCCGGCGCTTGAGCGAGCAGATGAATGCAAAGTACAGCCATTCCGCGGCATTCCCATCGCCACCAGCATTCCTTAACGATacgatccagcagcagcatcaacaccagcaccagcaggtCACTGCCGGCAGCAAGAAGGCGGTTGGCGGTAGTGGCAGCAGTTTGACGGCGGTAGGAGGCACGAGCGGCGGCAGTATCGGTGGGCTGAACGAAGCGTCCCAGCGCAAGACGGCTTCCCACTCGAAGATCAATGAACCGATACTGGAAACACGATGCTAAAACTACTGGAACAGCGCACTGTCGTAGCTTGTAGCTAGAGCATAAAATTAATTCTGGCGCGCGATCGGGTATTTTCGCGGGCGCGCCAGAGGTCTGTGTGGAAGAAGGAATTTAAAAGAATTGACGATTTGAATCGGATCGGAAAGGTTCACCCCGGTGTGTAAGGAGAACGAACAGGTGAACGATGTTTCATTTTATCGTAAAAGAAAATGTTGAACAAACTTAATTTAGCGTTTTTTGAATGCAGCACAAGCACACGAGATCAACCACTATAGCAAGTAAAACCAACAAATCATAAATATCATTCATTCTACTGCTCTCGGTGAAACGTGCTGCTGGAATGGCGGGAAGCATTCCCGGGAGATGCATGATCCACTGATTCGATAGAGACGATtgaacaggaaaaaagggaatatCATTAGTAAGAATTTTAGATTTTAAGCACAGAGGCAACACGCTGCCACAGGAATTCAGCAATGGCCGGCCGGAGCGTTCGGTGCAAAGTTTAGCAAAATTTAACGGCGGTCACACATCCCGACAATTATGTAGGCTAAAATATGTTGAAACGTGAATTGATTATTGATCGAAACCAATATTCGTAGACAAGCGGTCTCTAGcgccagagagagagcgagagagagagagagagaaatcagTGACTGCTATACACGACTAATAATAGTGCCAACCACCAACAAGTAGTGTCGCTGGGTGCAATGTAGCACAACGGGCAGAGATTAATAGCAAGATCGGATGTGCAATAATGAGGAAGTGTATCCTGCCCTGGCGTATACATTAAGGAAGCGGAAACGATCGGATatggttggggttttttttgaaacatttagCTTGTACATCCCAAAATTGTCCGGATCGGGACGAAGCAGCATTTGTAGTGTGCTTACCCGGTTCCAGGCGCAGTAAGGTTGATATTTTTTGGCCGTTTTACTTAAGCATGCACCTTAGAGCGGGTTTCGTTTAACCGCCATGATCTGCGCCATGTTGGGTTTTTGGTTCGCGATCGTTACAACACTCACAGACACTAGTAGAAAATGCGTTTTAAGTTCCATTTTCCGATCTTTCACTGCTTAGATTTACTTACACGAGCGTTTAATTGTAGTGTGTTCCCTGTTTCGGGACCGTTTATAGTTTGTGATTTGGAAGTTGAGCCTCCAATATTCGAGCCTTCTGTCCTCCTTGAGTTGAGCCTCCTTTTTCGATAGGAGCCGCTGCGAATAGggatggatgtgtgtgtgggttgcaTGCATGAGTTTAACAATAAATTACACTCCCCACTGCCaacatatatacacacacacacaaacacagaaaaCTCACGTTCCGTTTACCGTACGTATCAGGATATTCTCCAAGTTATCCGTCGTTTCTCGTGCATTACACACTTCATTTCATTCTCCCTAACAAAGCACTTTTATCGATCACCGGGAAATGTGGTAACTTGTAAATACGTCCTACTTATACACATCTCCCACGGGGTGTTACTTCTACTACTGCTACCCTCACTTCCCCTACCCATATGTTGGTGGTCTGCTGTATCAGCGGATGTTCCCTAGCGACAACATGCTATCGCGCAACACAcctctgttgtgtgtgtgttctttccCCCAACGAAAAgggagtgtgtgtgcacaCGGATTACACTACTTATAGAGGAGACCGGCACCGGCCGGTTACGATTGTTTTACACCCTTGAAAGGACACCTCCTCCCAGCGGGACTTATCGTACCAAATCTTTCAAACCTCGGAACGGGCAAGCAAAAGGACCCCCCTTACGCCGCCCCGTACTCTATTTCATGATTAACCAATAAAATCTCGAAACGAAAGCTTGGAGGACAAAATACCGCTTCGTTGCTAACATCCGAAGGGATATGGGAGGAAAGTAGAAGCTGTGAGCTATGCAGGAAGCTTACATGTTTATTGAATGTGCCTAACAAATAGGATAGGATCGTTGGTGCGTAGCGTCTTAACTTAAGTATTACTTTTGTTCAGGTCATCAAATGTTCCCATGATAATGGTGCGTCCGTCTGCAGTCGCCATCCGGCTCGGCCCATTCAACCGGTTCGACACCTGTAACACACACATTCGGTTAGTTAAAACTTCATTAAATCACAAGAGTGTTGTAGGATTGTTTAACATTACCTTCAATTCCTTCATGGTGTCGCACAGAAAAGGAACTAGAGTTCCTATAGCTAATCGCTAATTTACTTTTAGCTAATTTTTGTGAAACACGAAAAAGGCGCGCTCAATTGAGCGGTACGGCACGTTCCTATTGGCTTCTGCCGAAGAAatggtcgtttttttcttcttattgtCAGTTCAATGCTAGCTGTCAAAGGATTCGAACCGGCTACGTTTATATCATGGGAATGAAAACTTGTAATGAACGATGGTTTGTTTCGTTAAAATTAAACTACGATTTTGAACATTCAAATTGACGGTTTTTAGTGGTTTTGAGGATTTTTTAGGATTATTGGAATTTTTCTGAACTtacataaacatttttttgatAAGGAACTCAATGCAATACTTTTTCAAAGATACTCATTCCAtacaaattgaaaataaagtgGGTTCAAGGTCCAGCATGACGATCCTAAAAAGGTAGGCCAGGGTTAGCATGCCTAATTATCTAGCTACAGGTAAAAGTAAGTTAAGGGAGCGAGAAAAGGAAAGTCCTCTATGTTTTACTGGTCGTAAAACAAGTATCCACTGGTTAAGAACAATGCAATGTTTGAGATACCATAAATAATTCTTAGGTTGGCAGTAGGGTAACCCATTCTTGAAAGCATTACGAGTAAAACCAAATAAAGGAAAGCTAGAGCAGACAACCCGAGACCTTACGAGGTtgcaaatttaaacaaaaatttaaataagtaACTTCAAATTTTTTGGTGACTCAGGGTCCTGTATATCGACATTTTATCTTGCTAGAGACCTAATTCTTTATAAAGTTGAGTTTATAGCTTTACAACACAAGTTACAAGTTGTGGTTCTGATCTCTTAACACCCGATCTAGCTTGACCGTCCAGCAACTGTGAGTCAAAATCTGAAAACTTTGTTGTATAGACTAATTTTGTATTACTTGAACTCATCGCTTTTCTCTCTAATTTAATCTTTAGCACACATATACACCCGTACTCATTGCACCCCCGGGTCGAACTAGATTCTAATAGGGACGAAGTCGACTTCGGGTCGATGCGTGAAAAGAGACGTATGACTCATCATTAGATTAACAACTCTTTCCCTCGAGCACGATGTCCTGGCTAGTTATTCACATTACTCCTCGTATCCCATGCGTTGGGGTTAGCTTAGAGATAAGTTGTTGGATTGATCATGGACCAAAACTGCACTGCACTTGcgacaaacaataaatatcAGTCAAATAGAAATTGCTCCTAGCGGCCTGCAAGGGTTTCCTGGTTTTCCTGGTCCGATTACAAAGAGATAAAAGAACGTTTGGAAAAACTATTGGTCAAACCAATAATAAGAGAATTTAGTTCAAGACACAATTTtatggtgctgctgcattcGACAGGTCTTGGCCCGCCATCTGTGGTTTCCTTGAATTAATCTACTTCCAGCTGAACAGTTCTGTGTATTCTAGCTGAGAGTTTCTATTGTTCTTATCGTGTTCGTAACTAGCATCGCCAACTGCATATCGCATATACCGAGCGCCAATATTCAAATTCtggagaaaattaaaattcaggAGAAAATGTATGCGAGAAAGGTTGGAGgtcttttttattcatgaggaacggcctggccgtattgctaggaTGACGGCCTGGAACAAACCACAGTAAAAGCAATCCGGTATCAACTAGAGATTTCAGATATGTATCCACAGAAGGCGATATGATGGAAACGCACTTTTCAAAGCGGACCTCAGGATAACTTAAGATGAAGTCCCTAAAATCTGATGGCTTTTGTTAGAGACGTGGAGTTGTTAAACACTGTAGTCAAGTTTTCGATAACAAAGCTAACCAATGGTTAACCGTATCGGCCCCTTGCAAATTTTTCAATGAGGTCCTTTCGAGGGAGACTGTAGCATCAGCTTATTCTGAAGCTTGTTCTGGATTGCAGGATTGAAGCTGTGATCGATGCTTATGGTGACGATTTTGGGTTTAATATTGTTGATAgtattttgttcttcttttttaaaactacactctcgaaaggtctcgacccatcatttctggctttctgtgacttgattttacctgtagctggAGAGTCAGTCTTGCGTACAGGGAGACGGTCTTTTGGgtgagatttgatccccggttcttccgtgtgaagaccggcgtcgctatcgcctcggctactGGACgattataatttattcacTTTTCCATGTAATGCTCTGAAATACTGGTGTCCATCCTTCGATTCGTAAAAGAATATTTTGACATTGACTTGGATGGCTGGATCGTAAAATTGTTGTGAGTCATTTATAAATCAAAAGGTTCAGTACTAACTAAGTGCCCAATCTTGGGCGGCTTCTAGATATTTCCATGTGCTAGTCAATGCATCTCTCACATCTCGAACAGCCGAAGACgcaaggtttgttttttatacAAACAAAATGTTAGAGGTGGAAATCCAAAATGGTTGAGATCACTGATCGTGATGATCGTGTATAACTGTGCCTCTAATTAAATCGATGtaaaaataatgtaaacagGCTCTCTTGTACTCCATCATCCTTGTTAATGTAAAGAGATCGTTCTTCAACACCCAGTAAGTTCCCTGTTCGTGCCAGCATAGAAGTTTCCTCGAGGCAGCGACTCCTGGCCATTCCAGACATCCTTGCAATTGCAATCCATCTCTTACCTATCATCGATtctttaagaaaaacaaacaaagtaaCACCCCAACACCACATTCTTCTCGCCCAAAGAATCCACCCTGCGGATGATTGAAACGATAGCGAAACGAAATCAAAAGGCACTCATTATAAAAATGTCAAAACGCAAAGAACTCCCTTGCAAAGAACTAATCCGAGCAGGTTTGCAAAAGGTCCCCCCGAAAAAACCGAACCGGGCGGTGTATCAGCACGTCCCATTGCCGATCCACCGACAGGACCGGTTGTGTTTTGGTAGTCCGCATCGATTCTTGGCCAACCACCGTGCTGGATATTCGCGGATCTGCAGAAATGATCATCCGCTCCAGAACGCAGAGGGCAGACAACagtagaaagagagaaaaaaaggaaaaatttgaACCAAGATCTGGATCTTTCACGCAAGTCCCCCGTGTGTCCGGTGAGTTTTTTTCAAAGTCCACCAACAGTCCGGGATGGCTTGTACCTACCGCCCAAAGACATTGCCGCCGGGCCAAGACGAGTCTCTGCCGCACGGGTATAAATACGACCGTCCGTACGCCCTGGACAGCTTATTAGTGAATTTTGCGTCGTCCAAGCTGGATCGGGTAAGTAATGGTGTGGTCTTGGTGTGCCTGTACCATTGGCCGTGCCGATGGGTGAATTTGTCCAGTGCGATCGCGCGTACCTGCCACAGGCATCGCAAGCCGAAGATCAAGTTCAATGGCAGCAGTGTGGACAGGGTGGATTAACGGTATTTGCTCAGCGGATCAACCCTTGTGTGCCGCCGTGTGGCGGAACTGTGTCGGGTGTGGTGTTTCGCGCATGGAATATGCGTatgatcgtcatcatcatttgcataaaacaaacataatgcCGATCGGTTTGACAATAACAAAGAGAaccaacgaagaaaaaaaaatggccgaaCGATTGGTGAATTTTTTCAAGTGGGTGGTATTGCTGGTGAGACTCGGCCGGAGATTGAATACGGCCAGAATCGAAGGGAAAacaacctgtgtgtgtgtgctggtggtgtggtgATTAATGGGCGATCGTTAAGCACTTATGCAACGTTTATCGTCCGCTGTGAGTGATGCGCCGTGCAAAAGCCGCAAAGGAAAATCGGTTCGTGTGAAGCTATTATGCTATTAAGTGACCGTTCTACTGACACTTGTATGCTGAAGGTGCAAAATGATACCAGGCCTCTCTTTGCGGAAGGGAAGATATAGCTTCGTCAAAGTCAAAGTCAAGGAAGAGAAAGGGTTGAAGTGTGTCTATAGCTTCTTAGTTGGTTCTACGATCATTTCCAGTGTTGGCCTGCCAAGTTCCGAATGTCTGGCTTTAGCTTTAGGATTGGTGACTTAAATTATCTAGAACATAACACAGTCATACCTCTGGAACACAGTCATGCACTGGTTGTTCTACTTGATCgttccaatttgaatcttaagTTGGCGCACAGTGGAGTAAATGTAGTTATGCCCTATGATGTTTGGATTGTAGCTATGCGCTGTGTTGTCTCAAGGGACTTGAATGTTGGTGACAAAGTTTGTACTAAAAAGACTAATATTTGAAGTTGAAGGCAGTTTAATTGATTCAATATGTTCAGAAAATCCTGGTTTCGCTCAAATTATACCTCAATTGCTTTGGCGACCTTTCGAAAACAAGTCTGGGCGACTTGATGATCAGTTGCTACACTGTCATGGCTACATGGGAAAAGGGTCCTGCGTAGAAATTTGGTCAATAAACATATTCTTGTTcattgacctaacgacctcttaagctcatgcctgccatttctggcttactagactaaaGGATACCacgcagttggatagtcagtcctcactacggtggaacggcccagatgagatttgaagcCCGCCAGGCTgtatgaagactggcaccATTGTTGCCTCTACTACCAGGCCGCTCCAACAAATTCTAgaccaatttgaatcttaagTAGAACTTTGGTAGAATTTAGTTATGCCCTGTAATGGATGGATTGTAGCTTAGCGAGACAAAGTTGGTATTAAACAAGAAGAAAGACGATTGAAAAATTACTCCTTCGGATAATAGAATTGGATACATTTGTTCGATGCCCATATCTCAGAAGCATTCTTCAGAAATACTGCTACACTTGTTGGCGCGACTTTTCGGCATTTAGTCTCAGTTTTGAGGATCAACTCCTGCTACTCCGTCTTAGATACAGAACGATTGGTCAGAGGTTCTTCGATAAACGGTTTGTACAATAGATTTTATTGCTCACTAATGTAGGCTGTGGCGCATCCAATTTCGGGAAGATATATTTCAAAATCTATCATATGGACGTCTACGTTTTGGACATGTTTGGCCAACTTAGTTTGAGCTCGGGCGGTACTGTGGCCCAGGCGATAGTGGCACCGGTCTACACATGACTGttccggggatcaaatcccatgcaGGCCAccaccccgtacgcagggctgactacggGGCTACTGGTAAAATAAAGGTAGAGGAAGCCAGAAGTGGGAGGTCGAGACCTGTTGGCGATGCAGCATCCACGACTATTCAACTAATAGAAGGACTCGTCAGTAGTCAGTTAGAACTAGAGGTCAATATGCGCCTCACTACATCCATTTTCTATGTTTAGGGATCATATTCATAGAAC of Anopheles stephensi strain Indian unplaced genomic scaffold, UCI_ANSTEP_V1.0 ucontig368, whole genome shotgun sequence contains these proteins:
- the LOC118516632 gene encoding adenomatous polyposis coli protein-like, coding for MPPPVSFPLLRRPERQYPRKARNVQRKNRRASHSLPGSSSGSSSYNCSCGKTANRADKSKHASHTHSSAHHQHQHHHHQHGHQCHSTISSSIRKELASYENPYQAQAAVAAGARKKPTKRNASTESLDLFDKCPPEECSCGLYSPSSINGGKSCRKCRSSVCDSPSSPGRSGTLTGGGGAQQKKHNSSKFKDASTSPKSSSPMKTIAAECRSPKIEASTDTKFDFNFSPKTENHYRRLSSLSINSAGGKHAGTSPMKHAAGATASSAAASPKPSPQKLTPMRTSEQRTLEKSNSLGENKPPRLLRNTRSLSPRPPVRHQHSIMVSDENDIISVKLSPNEEYDDEVGKKGSAKLDEGSAHEGRPDPATVKGSGEKVKKLGDGLKSANGNRSTSCLVYVPSDPWTRMSASNSPLPSSKQQKSKTLDNNSKAYGKPCLDYMKNSDPWVWRSNVNLPDRSAKGGPGKKRSAALPHQTKSLTSTVSRDDSDVVGRQQAKLCQQQSLGRFEKTLTIPGAMDGSFDARKKITRPKLQRSKSPSFYEDFFQQPTGAGGGGGGLDAQNKSPQTGSLSLAKNKSVSSLKMEKNASNSNLNGHSGTTSSSVLISNSSNTSNSGSFSSYNGNGSPTGRKQQPSPKLSILPVATQSSYASSPAKQPALHDSTKGSLNLLNPNMLQPRHSFSTPSQKDDELQLNIRRLSEQMNAKYSHSAAFPSPPAFLNDTIQQQHQHQHQQVTAGSKKAVGGSGSSLTAVGGTSGGSIGGLNEASQRKTASHSKINEPILETRC